From the genome of Malus sylvestris chromosome 6, drMalSylv7.2, whole genome shotgun sequence, one region includes:
- the LOC126627204 gene encoding uncharacterized protein LOC126627204, protein MAAAPSPSPALSNSSSGATRPTTTAAADAPTVAPLHPVHRTGTPPKTLRGLNKPKCKQCGNVARSRCPYESCKSCCSKAQNPCHIHVLKTNATFPDKAQTSNSPLFDHQSTEASPSGNSHRVASFRQLSNNFAQFNNLHIPLRSKKPLTRKDAVAINEWRFSKLKEYKERNIEVENEAFDRYMQNVTLLEEVFSVKSITEESIGDGSSISNYDTTSTMEDETEAMVSGLKLKLRSNPMRTNNFRKRIQQVVDEGLKKLQKREFDDGGKKSSGPNGLDKGPQKEETWWAERASALGDLIDKLNKARNEEDLKACLELKSQLFSEHKLTSRSESEDADITKKQTAKNDPDPRKEWNCLFPKVISTTEIDQETLKSVDAHFSTLEQIEGL, encoded by the exons ATGGCAGCTGCTCCTTCGCCCTCGCCTGCCCTAAGCAACTCCAGCTCCGGCGCCACTCGCCCAACCACCACCGCCGCAGCCGACGCGCCTACAGTCGCACCCTTACACCCGGTGCACCGTACTGGCACGCCGCCCAAGACCCTTCGCGGCCTTAACAAGCCTAAGTGTAAGCAGTGCGGCAATGTCGCGCGCTCCAG GTGTCCATACGAGTCATGCAAGAGTTGCTGCTCAAAAGCTCAAAATCCATGTCATATTCATG TTTTGAAAACAAATGCAACTTTTCCAGACAAGGCACAAACCTCAAACTCTCCTCTATTTGACCATCAGTCAACCGAGGCATCACCATCAGG GAATTCCCATAGAGTTGCATCATTCCGGCAACTTTCGAACAATTTTGCTCAATTCAATAATCTGCATATTCCGCTTCGTTCTAAGAAGCCTTTGACCAGAAAG gATGCTGTGGCTATTAATGAATGGAGATTTTCCAAGTTAAAGGAATACAAGGAAAGAAACATTGAAGTggaaaatgaagctttcgatCGATACATGCAGAACGTCACCCTATTAGAGGAAGTGTTTTCTGTGAAATCTATTACGGAGGAGTCAATTGGGGATGGATCATCCATATCAAACTATGATACTACTAGTACTATGGAAGATGAAACTGAAGCTATGGTGTCAGGACTGAAGTTGAAGTTGAGATCAAATCCAATGAGAACCAATAACTTCCGAAAGAGGATACAGCAAGTTGTTGATGAGGGACTAAAGAAGCTTCAGAAACGCGAGTTTGATGACGGGGGCAAGAAATCAAGTGGACCAAATGGATTGGATAAAGGGCcccaaaaagaagaaacatgGTGGGCTGAAAGGGCTTCTGCTTTAGGTGATCTCATTGATAAGCTGAACAAAGCCCGAAACGAGGAGGATCTGAAGGCGTGCTTGGAGTTGAAATCTCAGCTCTTCAGTGAACACAAATTGACTAGTAGATCAGAATCTGAGGACGCTGACATAACGAAGAAACAGACTGCAAAGAATGATCCGGACCCCCGAAAGGAGTGGAATTGTTTGTTTCCTAAAGTGATTAGCACTACCGAAATTGATCAAGAAACTCTGAAAAGTGTGGATGCTCACTTCTCTACCCTTGAGCAGATAGAAGGTTTGTGA